The Haloarchaeobius amylolyticus genome window below encodes:
- a CDS encoding ABC transporter substrate-binding protein, whose amino-acid sequence MGGTNNRGTGTSRRTALKTLGAAGAAGLTGLAGCLGGLGGGGGGTDSLTVGYTTSLSGPFAVFGQSALDGAKLAVEDLKDELGVDIDVVTADTKLEPSTGVSRMKKLVTEDEADFTMGAVSSSVALKMGEWASQNEVVYFPTGAHSDALTGSGCGKYVFRPTTSNSMLAATIGEEMAGQADNWYLLYSDYSWGQTAQEAVTRILENQGKTVVGKSATPFPNDDYAPYLNEAKSADADGIGMLVAGLDLRKATNQLVAKGMQENHVLAMHQLEDAVYNDKQAASVLDAAGQVWGPGVDNSASNDFATRVAENSETSPYVRHYLGYVAMDQAVRAAVRADSSGAEDMRSALEGHEVSSPAKDIKGGGKMYWREGDHQLVQPTFSMEALPRDDMQDDPYKRWFTATKTFAGDDVARSVADTGCSF is encoded by the coding sequence ATGGGTGGCACCAATAATCGTGGCACGGGAACGAGTAGACGCACTGCACTGAAGACGCTCGGCGCGGCCGGGGCGGCCGGCCTCACCGGACTCGCGGGCTGTCTCGGGGGACTGGGCGGTGGTGGCGGCGGCACCGACTCGCTCACCGTCGGGTACACCACGTCCCTGTCGGGACCGTTCGCCGTCTTCGGACAGTCGGCGCTCGACGGCGCGAAACTGGCCGTCGAGGACCTGAAGGACGAACTCGGCGTCGACATCGACGTCGTCACCGCGGACACGAAGCTCGAACCGAGCACCGGCGTCAGCCGGATGAAGAAACTGGTCACGGAGGACGAGGCGGACTTCACCATGGGGGCGGTCTCCTCCAGCGTGGCCCTGAAGATGGGCGAGTGGGCGTCCCAGAACGAGGTCGTCTACTTCCCGACCGGGGCGCACTCCGACGCGCTCACCGGGAGCGGCTGTGGGAAGTACGTCTTCCGGCCGACGACCTCGAACTCGATGCTCGCGGCGACCATCGGCGAGGAGATGGCGGGCCAGGCGGACAACTGGTACCTGCTGTACTCCGATTACTCGTGGGGCCAGACCGCCCAGGAGGCGGTGACGCGCATCCTCGAGAACCAGGGCAAGACCGTCGTCGGGAAGTCCGCGACGCCGTTCCCCAACGACGACTACGCGCCCTACCTCAACGAGGCGAAGTCCGCCGACGCCGACGGCATCGGGATGCTCGTCGCCGGCCTCGACCTCCGCAAGGCGACCAACCAGCTCGTCGCCAAGGGTATGCAGGAGAACCACGTCCTCGCGATGCACCAGCTCGAGGACGCGGTGTACAACGACAAGCAGGCCGCCAGCGTGCTCGACGCGGCCGGGCAGGTCTGGGGTCCCGGCGTGGACAACAGCGCGAGCAACGACTTCGCGACCCGCGTCGCGGAGAACTCCGAGACCAGCCCCTACGTCCGGCACTACCTCGGCTACGTCGCGATGGACCAGGCGGTCCGGGCGGCGGTCCGGGCCGACTCCTCGGGCGCCGAGGACATGCGCTCGGCCCTCGAGGGGCACGAGGTCTCCTCGCCCGCGAAGGACATCAAGGGCGGCGGGAAGATGTACTGGCGCGAGGGCGACCACCAGCTCGTCCAGCCGACGTTCAGCATGGAGGCGCTCCCGCGGGACGACATGCAGGACGACCCCTACAAGCGCTGGTTCACCGCGACGAAGACGTTCGCGGGGGACGACGTGGCGCGGTCCGTGGCCGACACCGGGTGTTCGTTCTGA
- a CDS encoding DUF7384 family protein produces the protein MTEASTRVVADADVLAADLLCGGPSREALDHVRAHSWMTLVASEPLLDDAEVVIAELADAELAAAWRERVEEAAELVEHPPQDHPGLASAYRGEAAHLLSYDRDLGSAKAGAGMNRHMSLSVRPPDAFARLFDPASLYEAVVGDEYPGPDVDPRG, from the coding sequence ATGACTGAGGCGAGCACCCGCGTCGTCGCCGACGCGGACGTGCTGGCCGCGGACCTGCTCTGTGGCGGCCCGAGCCGGGAGGCGCTCGACCACGTCCGCGCGCACTCGTGGATGACGCTGGTCGCGAGCGAGCCCCTCCTCGACGACGCCGAGGTCGTCATCGCCGAACTGGCCGACGCCGAGCTGGCGGCGGCCTGGCGCGAGCGCGTCGAGGAGGCGGCCGAACTGGTCGAGCACCCGCCCCAGGACCACCCCGGGCTGGCCTCCGCCTACCGCGGCGAGGCCGCCCACCTGCTCAGCTACGACCGCGACCTCGGCAGCGCGAAGGCGGGCGCGGGCATGAACAGGCACATGTCGCTGAGCGTCCGGCCGCCGGACGCGTTCGCGCGGCTGTTCGACCCGGCGAGCCTCTACGAGGCCGTGGTCGGCGACGAGTACCCGGGACCCGACGTGGACCCGCGGGGGTAG
- a CDS encoding branched-chain amino acid ABC transporter permease: MSGETAHGEAEREADGLATVKAFVRRYRIPLGLVALVVLLKPLVSLPFLLGFEAIAATMLIWMLYVAAFNLLFGYTGLLSFGHAMFLGIGMYAAALGVSGHAGFPVLGFPIATLLGMVLAAGLGYGIGRLTVQKGEIYFAFLTLAVAQAIHFTANKNPGELTGGSNGISQGVLPAFVETTRGRLSLPLPFEVAGFDALDWYWFVALVFLAAMLALWQVTRSPFGRSLVAIRENEDLARAMGVNTTRYKVQSFTLSAMFSALAGALLSINDFGASLETLSVTTSGDTVLMAVLGGVRYYFGPIAGVFLWQFAEEFLTDFGVLDLGVLSLDLAADWPFFLGGIFVVVVVAAPLEGVWGFLTGRISRLVTRIRGDAE, encoded by the coding sequence ATGAGTGGCGAGACCGCACACGGCGAGGCGGAACGCGAGGCCGACGGCCTCGCCACGGTGAAGGCGTTCGTCCGGCGCTACCGCATTCCACTCGGCCTGGTCGCACTCGTGGTGCTGCTCAAGCCACTGGTGTCGCTCCCGTTCCTGCTCGGGTTCGAGGCCATCGCGGCCACGATGCTCATCTGGATGCTGTACGTCGCGGCGTTCAACCTGCTGTTCGGCTATACGGGATTACTCTCGTTCGGGCACGCCATGTTCCTCGGCATCGGGATGTACGCCGCCGCACTGGGCGTCTCCGGGCACGCGGGCTTCCCGGTCCTCGGGTTCCCCATCGCGACGCTGCTCGGGATGGTGCTCGCGGCCGGCCTCGGCTACGGCATCGGCCGGCTCACGGTCCAGAAGGGCGAGATATACTTCGCCTTCCTGACGCTGGCGGTCGCCCAGGCCATCCACTTCACGGCGAACAAGAACCCGGGCGAACTCACCGGCGGCTCGAACGGCATCTCGCAGGGCGTCCTCCCGGCGTTCGTCGAGACCACGCGGGGGCGGCTCTCGTTGCCCCTCCCGTTCGAGGTCGCGGGCTTCGACGCGCTGGACTGGTACTGGTTCGTCGCGCTGGTGTTCCTCGCCGCGATGCTCGCGCTCTGGCAGGTCACGCGCTCGCCCTTCGGGCGGTCGCTGGTCGCCATCCGCGAGAACGAGGACCTCGCCCGCGCGATGGGCGTGAACACCACGCGGTACAAGGTGCAGTCGTTCACCCTGAGCGCGATGTTCTCCGCACTCGCGGGGGCGTTGCTCTCCATCAACGACTTCGGGGCGTCCCTGGAGACGCTCTCGGTCACCACGAGCGGTGACACCGTCCTGATGGCGGTCCTCGGCGGGGTCCGGTACTACTTCGGCCCCATCGCCGGGGTGTTCCTCTGGCAGTTCGCCGAGGAGTTCCTCACCGACTTCGGGGTGCTCGACCTCGGTGTCCTGAGCCTCGACCTCGCCGCGGACTGGCCGTTCTTCCTCGGCGGCATCTTCGTCGTCGTGGTCGTGGCGGCACCCCTCGAGGGCGTCTGGGGCTTCCTCACGGGCCGCATCTCGCGGCTCGTCACGCGGATTCGGGGTGATGCCGAATGA
- a CDS encoding TOBE domain-containing protein yields MEGDFEAGLRAGDVTFGAEDARLLRAIDDAGSLNRAADDLGRSYARSLARLQSLEEAFGSLVERTRGGSGGGGSQLTPRARDLLARFQRLSAEFAGVAEAEQTVLDGRVVARDGELGTVETAVGQVRALVPPGATDVQVWLRADAVTLHEPADAPPAGGTSARNRFEGTVEHVEAGEAVATVTVDVGADAPLSALVTMDSVDRLGLEPGAAVVVTAKATATRAVAVESAATAGSDVGVEGGVDE; encoded by the coding sequence ATGGAGGGCGACTTCGAGGCCGGCCTGCGCGCGGGCGACGTGACCTTCGGCGCCGAGGACGCGCGGCTGCTGCGGGCCATCGACGACGCCGGTTCGCTCAACCGCGCGGCCGACGACCTCGGGCGCTCGTACGCCCGGTCGCTCGCCCGGTTGCAGTCGCTGGAGGAGGCGTTCGGCTCGCTGGTCGAGCGCACTCGCGGCGGCTCGGGCGGCGGCGGCAGCCAGCTCACGCCCCGGGCCCGCGACCTGCTCGCGCGCTTCCAGCGTCTCAGCGCCGAGTTCGCCGGTGTCGCGGAGGCCGAGCAGACGGTCCTCGACGGCCGGGTCGTCGCCCGTGACGGCGAACTCGGCACGGTCGAGACGGCGGTCGGGCAGGTACGGGCGCTGGTCCCGCCGGGGGCGACCGACGTGCAGGTGTGGCTCCGGGCGGACGCGGTGACGCTGCACGAACCCGCCGACGCGCCACCGGCCGGCGGCACGAGCGCCCGGAACCGCTTCGAGGGGACCGTCGAGCACGTCGAGGCGGGCGAGGCGGTCGCGACGGTCACGGTCGACGTGGGGGCGGACGCGCCGCTGTCGGCGCTGGTGACGATGGACAGCGTGGACCGACTGGGCCTCGAACCCGGGGCCGCGGTCGTCGTGACCGCGAAGGCGACCGCGACGCGGGCGGTGGCCGTGGAGTCGGCGGCTACCGCAGGCTCAGACGTCGGCGTCGAGGGCGGCGTCGACGAGTGA
- a CDS encoding ABC transporter permease, giving the protein MSETLGRGSLAVAVATVQLAVFAGLIALDRPTLYVPFALASAAALGYASDRGWFGLATASLGTVLLLALALPLGLFVARQKPGLVADALTDPAVHQMLYLTIYAPLVAAVAALLFGVPLAYLLARGFPGDAVVAALVDLPLVVPHSVAGILILFGFGRRGVLPGVSVLGTMAGMVLALAFVAAPFAVNAARDAFEAVDPRLEYAARSHGASQADTFRRVSLPLAKRGIATGGVLAWARGVSEFGAVAIVAYTVQFFYPPALDTVPGTHAPVYIFQQYNQSGLDESGAVAFVLLVLSLLIFLLVRWLGFGRLGGAS; this is encoded by the coding sequence ATGAGCGAAACGCTCGGACGCGGCTCGCTCGCCGTCGCGGTCGCCACGGTCCAGCTCGCGGTCTTCGCCGGCCTGATCGCGCTCGACAGGCCGACGCTGTACGTCCCGTTCGCGCTCGCCAGCGCCGCCGCCCTGGGGTACGCGAGCGACCGGGGGTGGTTCGGGCTGGCGACCGCCAGCCTCGGGACCGTCCTGTTGCTCGCGCTCGCCCTGCCACTCGGGCTGTTCGTCGCCCGCCAGAAGCCGGGGCTGGTCGCCGACGCGCTCACCGACCCGGCGGTCCACCAGATGCTCTACCTGACCATCTACGCGCCGCTGGTCGCCGCGGTCGCCGCCCTGCTGTTCGGCGTCCCGCTGGCGTACCTCCTCGCCAGAGGGTTCCCCGGCGACGCGGTCGTCGCGGCGCTCGTCGACCTCCCGCTGGTGGTCCCGCACTCGGTCGCCGGCATCCTCATCCTGTTCGGGTTCGGCCGCCGCGGGGTCCTCCCGGGCGTCTCGGTCCTCGGGACGATGGCCGGGATGGTGCTCGCGCTCGCGTTCGTCGCCGCGCCCTTCGCGGTCAATGCGGCCCGCGACGCCTTCGAGGCGGTCGACCCGCGACTGGAGTACGCCGCCCGGAGCCACGGCGCGAGCCAGGCCGACACGTTCCGCCGGGTGAGCCTCCCGCTGGCGAAACGCGGCATCGCGACCGGCGGCGTGCTGGCGTGGGCCCGCGGCGTCAGCGAGTTCGGCGCGGTCGCCATCGTCGCCTACACGGTCCAGTTCTTCTACCCGCCCGCGCTCGACACGGTGCCCGGCACCCACGCCCCGGTGTACATCTTCCAGCAGTACAACCAGTCCGGGCTCGACGAGTCCGGCGCGGTCGCGTTCGTCCTGCTCGTGCTGTCGCTGCTCATCTTCCTGCTCGTCCGGTGGCTCGGCTTCGGCCGGCTGGGTGGTGCCTCGTGA
- a CDS encoding extracellular solute-binding protein, translating to MSKQRSSRRSFLAGAAATGTAALAGCLSSFTGGGGGNTATIFHAGSLAAPFGDAEEPFEEQQDADVVREAKGSVGSTRKITEQGKSAEVLGVSDFRLIRDMVLPDYGEWYSIFATNSMAIAYTDESTGADEFSTETWWEVLTRDDVTFAHSDPAVDPNGYRSRMAMKLGAIEFEGERLYDGSTRDALIEQSNIPSGTETELIAQLESGELDYAWQYTSAGASHDVNVIELQPAVNLAVADQKHARHYAKATVEAGGNTYTGAPIAYGLTVPGVAENPDLGAQWVEFMASEEGKGILEDNGFSPVSPLVVPESGKGNVPENVMGKAEARSSLGPLEL from the coding sequence ATGTCGAAACAACGCTCCTCGCGCCGGTCCTTCCTCGCCGGCGCGGCGGCGACGGGAACCGCAGCACTGGCTGGCTGTCTCTCCTCGTTCACGGGGGGCGGTGGCGGCAACACCGCGACCATCTTCCACGCGGGCAGTCTCGCGGCACCCTTCGGTGACGCCGAGGAACCGTTCGAGGAGCAACAGGACGCCGACGTGGTCCGCGAGGCGAAGGGCTCGGTCGGGTCGACCCGGAAGATCACCGAGCAGGGCAAGTCCGCGGAGGTCCTCGGCGTCTCCGACTTCCGGCTCATCCGGGACATGGTGCTGCCCGACTACGGCGAGTGGTACAGCATCTTCGCGACCAACTCGATGGCCATCGCCTACACCGACGAGTCGACGGGTGCCGACGAGTTCTCGACCGAGACCTGGTGGGAGGTCCTGACCCGGGACGACGTGACCTTCGCCCACAGCGACCCGGCGGTCGACCCGAACGGCTACCGGTCCCGGATGGCGATGAAACTCGGCGCCATCGAGTTCGAGGGCGAGCGTCTCTACGACGGATCGACCCGCGACGCCCTCATCGAGCAGTCGAACATCCCCTCGGGCACCGAGACGGAACTCATCGCCCAGCTCGAATCCGGCGAACTCGACTACGCGTGGCAGTACACGTCCGCGGGCGCGAGCCACGACGTGAACGTCATCGAGCTCCAGCCGGCGGTCAACCTCGCCGTGGCGGACCAGAAACACGCCAGACACTACGCGAAGGCGACGGTCGAGGCCGGCGGGAACACCTACACCGGCGCCCCCATCGCCTACGGACTCACGGTCCCCGGCGTGGCCGAGAACCCCGACCTCGGCGCGCAGTGGGTCGAGTTCATGGCCAGCGAGGAGGGCAAGGGCATCTTAGAGGACAACGGGTTCTCGCCGGTCTCGCCGCTGGTCGTCCCCGAGAGCGGGAAGGGCAACGTGCCGGAGAACGTGATGGGCAAGGCCGAGGCGCGCTCGAGCCTCGGACCGCTCGAGCTGTAG
- a CDS encoding ABC transporter ATP-binding protein — protein sequence MSLDFAVQSRFTAPGAEPFTVDADLAVETGETLVVLGPSGSGKTLLLECVGGHHAHTGHVASHGRDLSDTPPEGRDFGFVFQDYALFPHMTARENVAFGAKYHDEVGDPDELLADLDVGDLAARYPDTLSGGEQQRVALARALAIDPDVLLLDEPLSALDAPTRRGLRGDLADVLAEVTALYVTHDRTTARALADRVAVMRDGQVVQVGTPDAVFEEPATAFVARFVGANVLPGRLVGARTDAVAIRPEHVRLGEGEYTGTVERAAREEAATRVTLDVDGATVEALVQGPPAVGDSVAVALPSAHVTPLDG from the coding sequence GTGAGCCTCGACTTCGCGGTCCAGTCGCGGTTCACCGCCCCTGGCGCCGAGCCGTTCACGGTCGACGCCGACCTCGCGGTCGAGACCGGGGAGACGCTGGTCGTCCTCGGCCCCAGCGGGAGCGGGAAGACCCTGCTGCTCGAATGCGTCGGCGGCCACCACGCCCACACCGGCCACGTCGCGAGCCACGGCCGGGACCTGAGCGACACCCCGCCCGAGGGCCGCGACTTCGGCTTCGTCTTCCAGGACTACGCGCTGTTCCCGCACATGACCGCCCGCGAGAACGTCGCCTTCGGGGCGAAGTACCACGACGAGGTTGGCGACCCGGACGAACTCCTCGCCGACCTCGACGTGGGCGACCTCGCGGCCCGGTACCCGGACACCCTCTCGGGCGGCGAGCAACAGCGCGTCGCCCTCGCGCGCGCCCTCGCCATCGACCCCGACGTGTTGCTGCTCGACGAGCCGCTGTCGGCGCTCGACGCGCCGACCCGCCGGGGGCTCCGGGGCGACCTCGCCGACGTGCTCGCCGAGGTCACGGCGCTGTACGTCACGCACGACCGGACGACCGCCCGGGCGCTGGCCGACCGCGTGGCCGTCATGCGCGACGGACAGGTCGTCCAGGTCGGCACGCCAGACGCGGTGTTCGAGGAGCCGGCCACCGCGTTCGTGGCCCGGTTCGTCGGCGCGAACGTCCTCCCCGGGCGCCTCGTCGGCGCGAGGACGGACGCGGTCGCCATCCGCCCGGAACACGTCCGCCTCGGCGAGGGCGAGTACACCGGCACGGTCGAGCGCGCCGCCCGCGAGGAGGCCGCGACCCGGGTGACGCTCGACGTGGACGGGGCCACGGTCGAGGCGCTGGTGCAGGGACCGCCGGCCGTCGGCGACTCGGTCGCGGTGGCCCTGCCGTCGGCACACGTCACCCCGCTCGACGGGTAG
- a CDS encoding potassium channel family protein, translated as MKFVIVGYGRVGTRTCRILAEEGHEVIVVDNDYDKVERAREEGFTVVEGDGEDEDVLEEAGITDADAIAALTPDLNVNFTACMVGKHHGARTVLRIDEDYREDIYEKYANDVDEVIYPERLGAAGAKTAMLGGDFNVLADITEKLQFSVFEIPADSPLVGKRVVEVDLPEKARIYAHGHANESLTIPMPTTSIEAGDQLAVVVETERVDDVRDALAA; from the coding sequence ATGAAGTTCGTTATCGTGGGCTACGGTCGAGTCGGAACCCGAACCTGCCGCATCCTCGCGGAGGAGGGACACGAGGTCATCGTCGTCGACAACGACTACGACAAGGTCGAACGCGCACGTGAGGAGGGGTTCACCGTCGTCGAGGGCGACGGCGAGGACGAGGACGTGCTCGAGGAGGCCGGCATCACCGACGCCGACGCCATCGCCGCGCTCACGCCAGACCTGAACGTGAACTTCACGGCCTGCATGGTCGGGAAACATCACGGTGCCCGCACCGTCCTCCGCATCGACGAGGACTACCGCGAGGACATCTACGAGAAGTACGCGAACGACGTGGACGAGGTCATCTACCCCGAGCGCCTCGGCGCCGCGGGCGCGAAGACCGCCATGCTCGGCGGCGACTTCAACGTCCTCGCCGACATCACCGAGAAGCTCCAGTTCTCCGTCTTCGAGATCCCGGCGGACTCCCCGCTCGTCGGCAAGCGCGTCGTCGAGGTCGACCTCCCGGAGAAGGCTCGCATCTACGCGCACGGCCACGCCAACGAGTCGCTGACCATCCCGATGCCGACCACGAGCATCGAGGCCGGTGACCAGCTCGCCGTCGTCGTCGAGACCGAGCGTGTCGACGACGTGCGCGACGCACTGGCGGCCTGA
- a CDS encoding branched-chain amino acid ABC transporter permease, whose protein sequence is MSTSTFTRERLVAVSPVWWAVGVVTLVLLGITAAVDPGLFIDQAIGGLVYGMVLVLITLGLSLILGLMGIVNFAHGAFFMLGAYASYSVVVTFGLPFWAALVLVPVFVGVVGVLLEMTVLRYLYDQDPIVSLLATFGLTMMIEQVIESHWGTQPLGYDKPGLLAASVDLGPTQVGAFRLFIVAVAVVTVVAVYALISKTDYGLTVRAGVQDGEMTEFVGVNLPFRFTTMFFVGAAIAGLAGALYAPEYTMNTTMGETFVILAFVVVVVGGVGSLFGSVVSGLLIGEARFLVPAVGDALAEVTGIGVLGADIGGIVPYLVMVLILLVRPRGLFGEEGFLE, encoded by the coding sequence ATGAGCACGAGCACCTTCACACGTGAGCGTCTCGTGGCCGTCTCGCCCGTCTGGTGGGCGGTCGGCGTCGTGACGCTCGTCCTGCTTGGCATCACGGCGGCGGTCGACCCGGGGCTGTTCATCGACCAGGCCATCGGCGGCCTCGTCTACGGGATGGTCCTGGTGCTCATCACGCTCGGGCTGTCGCTCATCCTCGGGCTGATGGGCATCGTGAACTTCGCCCACGGGGCGTTCTTCATGCTGGGTGCGTACGCCTCCTACTCGGTCGTCGTCACGTTCGGCCTGCCGTTCTGGGCGGCGCTCGTGCTCGTCCCCGTCTTCGTCGGGGTCGTCGGCGTGTTGCTGGAGATGACGGTCCTGCGCTACCTGTACGACCAGGACCCCATCGTCAGCCTGCTGGCGACGTTCGGCCTGACGATGATGATCGAACAGGTCATCGAGAGCCACTGGGGCACGCAGCCACTCGGCTACGACAAGCCGGGGTTGCTCGCGGCGAGCGTCGACCTCGGCCCGACGCAGGTGGGCGCGTTCCGCCTGTTCATCGTCGCGGTCGCGGTCGTGACCGTCGTCGCCGTCTACGCGCTCATCTCGAAGACGGACTACGGCCTGACGGTCCGGGCCGGGGTGCAGGACGGCGAGATGACCGAGTTCGTCGGCGTGAACCTCCCGTTCCGCTTCACCACGATGTTCTTCGTGGGGGCGGCCATCGCCGGCCTCGCCGGGGCGCTCTACGCGCCGGAGTACACGATGAACACGACGATGGGCGAGACGTTCGTCATCCTCGCGTTCGTCGTGGTCGTCGTCGGCGGCGTCGGCAGCCTGTTCGGGAGCGTCGTCAGCGGCCTGCTCATCGGTGAGGCACGCTTCCTCGTGCCGGCCGTGGGTGACGCGCTGGCCGAGGTCACCGGCATCGGCGTCCTCGGCGCGGACATCGGCGGCATCGTCCCGTATCTCGTGATGGTGCTCATCCTGCTGGTCAGACCACGCGGCCTGTTCGGCGAGGAGGGGTTCCTCGAATGA
- a CDS encoding dihydrodipicolinate synthase family protein gives MRGTGLPLVTPFTDDETIDEPALRDLVGWVDDAGVDFVVPCGSNSEAAMLTPTERTRVVEVVADETDLPVLAGTGHPGLHGTLEQTTADAAAGADAALVVTPFYHQHDQAALASYYRDVADESAIPVYLYSVPKYTDTALDPETVGDLATHPNVHGIKDSSGSLEALQRTVDRTEEADFDVLVGSGSIYAAGLEYGASGGVLALANVVPDLASEVYARHESGDTDGGRALNQSLVELNRAVTAGYGVPGLKAAMRHRGQPAGRTRRPFEPVAADAEAELASLVDAALDADV, from the coding sequence ATGCGAGGCACCGGACTACCACTCGTGACGCCCTTCACCGACGACGAGACCATCGACGAGCCCGCCCTCCGGGACCTCGTCGGCTGGGTCGACGACGCCGGCGTGGACTTCGTCGTCCCCTGCGGGTCGAACAGCGAGGCCGCGATGCTCACGCCGACCGAACGGACCCGCGTCGTCGAGGTCGTCGCCGACGAGACAGACCTGCCCGTCCTCGCCGGGACCGGCCACCCCGGCCTGCACGGGACACTGGAGCAGACGACCGCGGACGCGGCCGCCGGCGCGGACGCCGCGCTCGTCGTGACGCCCTTCTACCACCAGCACGACCAGGCCGCGCTGGCCAGCTACTACCGCGACGTGGCCGACGAGAGTGCCATCCCCGTGTACCTCTACAGCGTCCCGAAGTACACCGACACCGCGCTCGACCCGGAGACGGTCGGCGACCTCGCCACGCACCCGAACGTCCACGGCATCAAGGACTCCAGCGGGAGCCTCGAGGCGCTCCAGCGAACCGTCGACCGGACGGAGGAGGCGGACTTCGACGTGCTCGTCGGGAGCGGGAGCATCTACGCCGCGGGGCTGGAGTACGGCGCCTCGGGCGGCGTGCTGGCGCTGGCGAACGTCGTGCCCGACCTCGCCAGCGAGGTGTACGCGCGCCACGAGTCGGGCGACACCGACGGGGGCCGCGCCCTGAACCAGTCGCTGGTCGAACTCAACCGTGCCGTGACCGCCGGGTACGGGGTGCCCGGGCTGAAGGCCGCGATGCGCCACCGCGGCCAACCCGCGGGCCGGACCCGGCGACCCTTCGAACCGGTCGCTGCCGACGCGGAAGCCGAACTCGCCTCACTCGTCGACGCCGCCCTCGACGCCGACGTCTGA
- a CDS encoding PQQ-binding-like beta-propeller repeat protein, whose product MTDWSPSRRHFLLGCATVGLSGCSALQPDPPAPDPADWTHPRGDAARTGHSPVGDLREHPRVAWRRDLERVRPPNATATLFGGTLYYPDDGFVAVDAADGSVRARGAAQAYRAPVVVPTAAYENEMLVLGGPPTVTGVNPSGSVPARLRRRWRFPGPPDGSTFPSLTTGTDDPGPVVTDGTVYWSGHVSGEGSLVALDASSGRKRWQVTAENGLHEPVAADGAVFAGNFGDVVVAVERDGTERWRRRRDIEVVDWNRFVADDERLYLARSEHVAALDTTTGEEVWSRPLPARHGSRPALADGTLVVGVSTDENDAEELVALDAATGTTKWSVPGSSHDRPPVVAGGTVYQVDYDTIVARDVADGRPRWRWTNPTGDEVSVPTPGEGRLYVSSLREFVALEVPR is encoded by the coding sequence ATGACCGACTGGTCCCCCTCCCGACGCCACTTCCTCCTCGGCTGTGCGACGGTGGGGCTGAGCGGGTGCAGCGCCCTCCAGCCCGACCCGCCAGCACCCGACCCCGCGGACTGGACCCATCCCCGGGGCGACGCCGCCAGGACCGGCCACAGCCCGGTCGGTGACCTCCGCGAGCACCCGCGAGTCGCCTGGCGGCGAGACCTCGAACGGGTCCGCCCACCGAACGCCACTGCGACGTTGTTCGGCGGGACGCTGTACTACCCCGACGACGGCTTCGTCGCGGTCGACGCGGCCGACGGAAGCGTGCGCGCTCGCGGGGCGGCACAGGCGTACCGCGCCCCGGTCGTCGTGCCGACAGCAGCCTACGAGAACGAGATGCTCGTGCTGGGTGGTCCCCCGACCGTCACGGGTGTCAACCCGTCCGGGAGCGTCCCGGCAAGACTCCGCCGACGCTGGCGGTTCCCCGGTCCGCCGGACGGCTCGACGTTCCCGTCGCTCACCACGGGCACTGACGACCCCGGCCCCGTCGTCACGGACGGGACGGTGTACTGGTCGGGACACGTCTCGGGCGAGGGCTCCCTCGTCGCACTCGACGCCAGCAGCGGCCGGAAGCGCTGGCAGGTCACCGCCGAGAACGGTCTTCACGAACCCGTCGCCGCCGACGGCGCGGTGTTCGCGGGCAACTTCGGCGACGTGGTCGTCGCGGTCGAGCGCGACGGGACGGAACGCTGGCGACGGCGTCGGGACATCGAGGTCGTCGACTGGAACCGGTTCGTGGCCGACGACGAGCGCCTCTACCTCGCGCGCAGCGAGCATGTCGCCGCCCTCGACACGACCACCGGCGAGGAGGTGTGGAGCCGGCCGCTTCCAGCCCGCCACGGGAGCCGCCCCGCACTCGCCGACGGCACCCTCGTCGTCGGTGTCTCGACCGACGAGAACGACGCCGAGGAACTGGTCGCGCTCGACGCCGCGACGGGGACGACGAAGTGGTCGGTCCCCGGGAGTTCGCACGACCGGCCGCCGGTCGTCGCCGGCGGGACCGTCTACCAGGTCGATTACGACACCATCGTCGCCCGTGACGTGGCCGACGGCCGCCCGCGCTGGCGCTGGACGAACCCGACCGGGGACGAGGTCTCGGTCCCGACGCCCGGCGAGGGACGGCTCTACGTCTCGTCGCTCCGCGAGTTCGTCGCGCTGGAGGTGCCCCGATGA